From the Deinococcus radiophilus genome, one window contains:
- a CDS encoding VC0807 family protein, whose amino-acid sequence MTDPRPNRPQNPAQGTTPDLTANVTTHAQNPAARNPAKSAVPQTIRDLIFTLIIPIAILSPDLLGSGFSAADDLFGGDTAGNVRAYLAAALVPVAYVAWDLIKNRNVSPVALLGGAGALVGGALAFWYVDGFWYAIKDSARSYLLGLAFLISAGTRLPLFRIFMDAASLSESPENRALSQRAMHDPAIHRAVVHGTIVFALVDIVSGIMNSVVNYGQVVAKFGTDDFNAQVAHVNAIMRVPSMLISLVGVGLAFWLLHRAAVARFGPGASLFEPSTLAGKVDAPVAAPRQG is encoded by the coding sequence ATGACGGACCCGCGCCCCAACCGCCCGCAGAATCCGGCTCAGGGGACCACGCCGGACCTGACGGCCAACGTGACCACCCACGCCCAGAACCCCGCTGCGCGCAATCCGGCCAAGAGCGCGGTGCCGCAGACCATCCGCGACCTGATCTTCACGCTGATCATTCCGATTGCGATTCTCAGCCCCGACCTACTTGGCAGCGGCTTTTCGGCGGCAGATGATCTGTTTGGCGGAGACACGGCGGGCAATGTCCGCGCTTATCTCGCTGCTGCGCTGGTTCCGGTTGCCTACGTCGCCTGGGACCTGATCAAAAACCGCAATGTCAGCCCGGTGGCCCTGCTGGGCGGCGCTGGGGCACTGGTGGGTGGGGCGCTGGCTTTCTGGTACGTGGACGGCTTCTGGTACGCCATTAAAGACAGTGCGCGGTCCTATCTGCTGGGCCTGGCATTTTTGATCAGTGCGGGCACGCGCCTCCCGCTGTTCCGTATCTTTATGGACGCAGCCAGTCTGAGCGAAAGCCCCGAAAACCGCGCCCTGTCGCAGCGGGCGATGCATGATCCGGCCATTCACCGCGCCGTGGTTCATGGCACCATCGTCTTTGCGCTGGTGGACATTGTGAGCGGCATCATGAACTCGGTGGTGAACTACGGCCAGGTCGTCGCCAAATTTGGCACCGACGACTTCAACGCTCAGGTGGCGCACGTGAATGCCATCATGCGCGTGCCCAGCATGCTGATCAGTCTGGTGGGGGTAGGCTTGGCCTTCTGGCTGCTGCACCGTGCGGCCGTGGCCCGCTTCGGCCCCGGCGCCAGCCTGTTCGAGCCGTCCACGCTGGCCGGAAAAGTGGACGCTCCTGTTGCTGCGCCCCGGCAGGGCTGA
- a CDS encoding multidrug resistance efflux transporter family protein: MLLLLSGLVALQGGLGRLRELWALFWRQPGFWTLAGSVGFRAFYALVCFSAAYASGWVVAATFQFTVVASLLVLALFGQRFPRRVMLYAVLVFAGVCLVNFSELHGRPSVGISDLLLGAVPALIAAFCYPLGNQLVWQANRPPSAQAPRWAARLPHLNDGLLGIALVMLGLWLFTRRLA, translated from the coding sequence ATGTTGCTGCTGCTTTCGGGGCTGGTTGCCCTGCAAGGTGGTCTTGGCCGGCTGCGCGAGCTGTGGGCACTGTTCTGGCGGCAGCCGGGATTCTGGACCCTGGCGGGCAGCGTGGGCTTTAGGGCCTTTTACGCCTTAGTTTGTTTCAGCGCGGCCTATGCCAGTGGCTGGGTGGTGGCTGCCACTTTCCAGTTCACAGTGGTGGCCAGCCTGCTGGTGCTGGCGCTGTTTGGGCAGCGCTTTCCACGCCGGGTGATGCTCTACGCGGTTCTGGTCTTTGCGGGGGTGTGCCTGGTCAACTTCTCCGAGCTGCATGGACGGCCCAGCGTCGGCATCTCCGACCTGTTGCTGGGCGCAGTTCCGGCCCTGATCGCGGCCTTTTGCTACCCGCTGGGCAACCAGTTGGTGTGGCAGGCCAACCGGCCTCCGTCAGCCCAGGCCCCACGCTGGGCAGCGCGCCTGCCGCACCTGAACGATGGACTGCTGGGCATCGCCCTGGTGATGCTGGGGTTGTGGCTGTTTACCCGGCGTCTGGCCTGA